The following are encoded together in the Chaetodon auriga isolate fChaAug3 chromosome 6, fChaAug3.hap1, whole genome shotgun sequence genome:
- the LOC143322769 gene encoding neuroepithelial cell-transforming gene 1 protein-like produces MEENEEVSGGAVEDKRHKLRRMSSRTSTTSIISAAEPSPQTLRRNNSKKPPLQRGSSFTFLTPGTPWDFSLKRKRKEKEDDTVSLSSFDLKEPSNKRVRPLVKVSSLVNLISPSKNGAVRRFGQTIQSMSLRGDTKSPGISLKGSSKTAGPTPTKRRNSTLWSETLDVHQKSTFSTKEIKRQEAIYELYRGEQDLIEDLQLARKAYHDPMLKLSIMTEEELAHIFGDLDAYIPLHEDLLMKLTQGTGPDGTVAQIGQIVIDWLPGLNAYRDYCSNQLAAKALLDQKKQDRRVQDFLQRCLESPFSRKLDLWSFLDIPRSRLVKYPLLLREILRHTPSDHPDVASLERAITIIQEILSDINMRKGESECQYYIDKLEYLDDKQRDPLIDNCKTLLCHGELRNKSGSRLHVFLFSELLVLTRPVTRNDRSCFQVYRQPIPVRDLALEDLQDGEIRMGGSFRGAFTNGEKAKNVFRVSSVDPSHGQSHTLHVNDVYHKQQWLNCLRTAMAQQQGAPPRLQQREAVRAKRHSSTISASICDEETDENCPPVSGPKLRPQTLSKTRLDQKLQGSVKRKETGV; encoded by the exons atggaagaaaatgaagaagtaAGTGGAGGGGCGGTGGAAGACAAAAGGCATAAACTGCGCAGGATGTCATCGAGGACGTCCACGACCAGTATTATCAGCGCTGCAGAGCCCTCTCCTCAAACACTCCGGAGAAACAACTCCAAGAA acctccactgcagagaggaagctCCTTCACCTTTCTCACTCCTGGGACTCCGTGGGACTTCAGTCTC AAGAGAAAACgcaaagaaaaggaggatgacACAGTCAGTCTGTCCAGCTTCGACCTCAAG GAACCCAGTAACAAGCGTGTGCGACCGCTGGTCAAAGTTTCCTCCCTCGTCAACTTGATATCTCCTTCAAAGAATGGAGCAGTGCGGCGCTTTGGCCAAACCATCCAG TCAATGTCATTACGTGGTGATACCAAGTCGCCAGGGATATCTCTGAAAGGCAGCAGCAAGACGGCGGGTCCCACTCCGACTAAACGCAGAAACAGCACGCTGTGGTCGGAGACGCTGGACGTCCATCAGAAGAGCACATTCTCCACCAAGGAGATCAAGAGACAAGAG GCGATTTATGAGCTTTACAGGGGAGAGCAGGATCTTATCGAAGATCTCCAACTTGCACGAAAG GCATACCACGATCCCATGCTGAAACTCTCCAtcatgacagaggaggaactgGCTCACATATTTGGGGATCTGGATGCATACATCCCCTTACATGAGG ACTTACTGATGAAACTGACGCAGGGAACTGGCCCTGATGGAACAGTAGCTCAGATTGGACAGATAGTCATAGACTGG CTGCCTGGTCTGAACGCATACAGAGACTACTGCAGCAACCAGCTTGCAGCCAAAGCCCTGCTGGACCAGAAAAAGCAGGACAGGCGGGTGCAGGATTTCCTGCAGCGCTGCCTAGAGTCACCGTTCAGCAGGAAGCTGGATCTCTGGAGCTTCTTGGACATCCCACGTTCACGCCTGGTGAAATATCCACTGCTGCTGCGAGAGATCCTCAGACACACTCCTTCTGATCACCCAGATGTAGCCAGTCTGGAGAGAGCT ATCACCATAATCCAGGAAATTCTGTCTGATATCAACATGAGAAAAGGGGAATCTGAGTGTCAGTATTATATAGACAAACTGGAGTATCTGGATGATAAGCAGCGGGACCCTCTCATAGACAACTGTAAGACCCTACTTTGTCACGGAGAGCTGCGGAACAAGAGTGGCTCG AGGCTGcatgtcttcctcttctctgagCTCTTGGTTCTGACCCGGCCGGTGACCCGGAACGACAGGAGCTGCTTCCAGGTGTATCGACAGCCCATCCCAGTTCGGGACTTGGCTCTAGAGGACCTGCAGGATGGAGAGATCCGCATGGGGGGGTCCTTCAGAGGAGCTTTCACCAATGGAGAGAAAG CTAAGAACGTTTTTCGCGTCAGCTCTGTGGATCCATCCCATGGCCAATCCCACACCCTGCACGTCAACGACGTCTACCACAAGCAGCAGTGGCTCAACTGTCTACGCACTGCGATGGCCCAACAGCAGGGGGCTCCACCAAGACttcagcagagagaagctgtcaGAGCCAAGCGTCACTCCTCCACGATCTCAGCCAGCATTTGTGACGAGGAGACAGACGAGAACTGCCCACCTGTCTCTGGCCCTAAACTCAGGCCTCAGACACTCTCCAAAACCAGACTGGACCAGAAGTTACAAGGCTCAGTAAAGAGGAAGGAGACTGGAGTGTAG